A genomic region of Macaca thibetana thibetana isolate TM-01 chromosome 14, ASM2454274v1, whole genome shotgun sequence contains the following coding sequences:
- the OOSP4B gene encoding LOW QUALITY PROTEIN: oocyte-secreted protein 4B (The sequence of the model RefSeq protein was modified relative to this genomic sequence to represent the inferred CDS: inserted 2 bases in 1 codon) — translation MKTSVLLGGSFLFSLLFWNSSGLNPAITATCSDDWLLVRMKIRPFDNNTEVRIGDIHLGDNCPVTRLLSFNYEFSYPVTSCGIKKIMFQRNDDAILSEISYRPRSHTTYEFPVVCFVKRLKFPSAMHFGMSGFDANTLKKIPQKSKXQESPAPTQSKTWAPNFKSVNKERLSKKSLHQ, via the exons ATGAAGACCTCTGTGCTCTTAGGCGggtccttcctcttttctttattgttttggaATTCTTCTGGACTCAACCCAG caatAACTGCAACATGCTCAGATGATTGGTTGTTAGTCAGAATGAAAATAAGGCCCTTTGATAACAACACAGAAGTTAGAATTGGCGACATACATCTGGGAGATAACTGTCCTGTAACAAGACTGTTGTCATTTAACTACGAGTTTTCTTATCCTGTCACTTCTTGTGGGATCAAGAAAATT ATGTTCCAAAGAAATGATGATGCCATATTATCAGAGATCAGTTACAGACCAAGGTCGCATACTACTTATGAATTTCCAGTGGTTTGCTTTGTGAAGAG GCTTAAATTCCCATCTGCGATGCATTTTGGAATGAGTGGGTTTGATGCCAACACCTTGAAAAAAATccctcaaaaatcaaa acaagagtCACCAGCTCCCACACAAAGTAAAACATGGGCAcctaattttaaaagtgttaatAAG GAGCGACTCTCCAAGAAGTCACTGCATCAATAA
- the LOC126935485 gene encoding oocyte-secreted protein 2 isoform X2: MPYKNHLNQSPLLVSRVVLCWRSAQMVSMALEVLMLLALLIWTGAENLHVKINCSLDWLMVSVIPLAESRNLYIFADELHLGMGCPANWIHTYVYEFIYLVHDCGIRTRVISEETLLFQTELYFTPRNIDHNPEEIHLECSASRKSVWLTPVSTENEIKLDPSPFIADFQTTAEELGLLSSSQTCSELKEKWKLEAGIMYFAGKQFCFFMAKI, translated from the exons ATGCCATATAAAAATCACTTAAACCAGTCGCCACTTCTTGTTTCCCGAGTCGTCCTGTGCTGGAGGTCTGCCCAGATGGTCTCCATGGCTCTAGAAGTCTTGATGCTCCTTGCTCTCTTGATCTGGACTGGTGCTGAGAACCTCCATG TGAAAATAAATTGCTCTCTGGACTGGTTGATGGTCTCAGTTATCCCACTTGCAGAAAGCagaaatttgtatatatttgcgGATGAATTACATCTGGGAATGGGCTGCCCTGCAAATtggatacatacatatgtatatgagtTTATATATCTTGTTCATGATTGTGGCATCAGGACAAGG GTCATTTCTGAGGAAACACTCCTTTTTCAAACCGAGCTATACTTTACCCCAAGGAATATAGATCACAACCCTGAGGAAATCCATTTGGAGTGTTCTGCCTCTAG GAAATCGGTGTGGCTTACACCAGTTTCTactgagaatgaaataaaattggatCCTAGTCCTTTTATTGCTGACTTTCAGACAACAGCAGAAGAGTTAGGATTATTATCTTCTAGTCAAACTTGCTCTGAACTaaaggagaaatggaaacttGAAGCTGGTATTATGTATTTTGCaggaaaacagttttgttttttcatggcAAAAATATAG